In Neorhizobium sp. NCHU2750, a single genomic region encodes these proteins:
- a CDS encoding helix-turn-helix transcriptional regulator — protein sequence MGIDLEALSTALNTTVGKTTMTDAQFGETFCQIMASLVSFDYVVAFAYRGNERPIDLYSTFDSAEHIVFVALYQAGPYFLDPFYHAAIEHRQGVLRMRDLAPDRFFSSEYYRNYYVQTGLAEEVGFFVNVDHNITIVLSLMRKKSRGGFPPVEFSKLQAIEPLISAMVGQYWNSFASRFDRQLSCGRDQTRRPDRKADIAAADTAWLGLNLTARETAIVDLVLQGHSSESIGLKLDISTGTVKVHRRNVYRKLGISSQTQLLSLYLKSMQ from the coding sequence ATGGGTATCGACCTTGAGGCTCTCTCGACGGCCCTCAATACGACGGTCGGGAAAACCACCATGACTGACGCACAGTTTGGCGAGACATTTTGCCAGATCATGGCCTCGTTGGTGAGTTTCGACTATGTGGTCGCCTTCGCGTACCGTGGAAATGAGCGGCCGATCGATCTCTATTCCACTTTCGATAGCGCCGAACACATTGTCTTCGTAGCCCTTTATCAGGCCGGGCCGTATTTCTTGGACCCATTCTATCACGCTGCGATCGAGCACCGCCAAGGCGTGTTACGCATGCGCGACCTGGCGCCAGACCGCTTCTTCTCAAGCGAATATTATCGCAACTACTACGTCCAAACAGGACTTGCCGAAGAGGTTGGATTTTTCGTCAATGTAGATCACAATATCACAATCGTCCTATCTCTCATGCGCAAGAAGAGCAGGGGGGGCTTCCCGCCCGTGGAGTTTTCCAAGCTCCAAGCCATCGAGCCGCTGATTTCCGCCATGGTCGGGCAATATTGGAATAGCTTTGCCTCCCGCTTCGATCGGCAACTGTCTTGCGGCCGTGACCAAACTCGGCGACCCGACCGAAAGGCCGATATTGCTGCTGCCGACACCGCCTGGCTAGGGCTTAATCTAACCGCCCGTGAAACGGCGATCGTCGATCTTGTGCTGCAGGGGCACTCGTCCGAATCGATCGGCCTCAAGCTCGATATCTCCACCGGAACGGTGAAGGTTCATCGACGAAACGTCTATCGAAAGCTCGGCATTTCATCACAAACCCAATTGCTCTCGCTCTACCTAAAAAGCATGCAGTGA